TTCATTTCCTGGCCCAGCAAAGTGAGCAGTTAATCCCTGAGCTCCAGCTGGTTGCACCTGTTGGAATTATTAAGGAGTTCGACAAGGCATTACGGCAGGAACTCGACTTCACCGTTGAAGAGCAAAACATTGTTCGCTTCACTCGAAATTTTGAGAAATTTGAGGGCTTAAGAGCACCAAAAGTATTCTCCGATTACTGCACCAAGCGTATTCTGACGATGGAATTCATTAAGGGCGTCAAGATTACCGAAGCAGCCGAGCGAGTTGGCGCTGATCCGTACAAGGTTGCCCCGACCATAATGAAGGCCCTTCTAAAGATGATTCTTAAAGATGGGCACATCCATGGTGACCTGCACCCAGGCAACATTCTAATCACCGACGACGCGGAAATCGTACTCATCGACTTTGGCCTCTGCGGACGAATCATGCCCAGCCAAAGAGAAGCCATTCTCGACCTGCTTATTAGCGTGAGCAAAGAAGATTACGAGGGTGTGGCACGTTGCATTTTCGAGATGGGCGTTAAGGTTCCGGGAACCGTTTACGACTTCGATGCGTTTGAATCGGACGTTATTGAAATTATGGAAAAACACGTCCTGGGGAAAACCCTCTCAGCTATCGACGTACAGGCTTACTTCGCCGATCTGGTAGCCGGTGCGATCCGTCACAACATCAAGATGCCACCCACCTACACGATGGTGTTCAAGGCGCTTATGACCGTTGAGGGCATTGGTAAAATCCTTGCTCCCAACATGAATTTCCTCGACGAAACCAAGCCTTTCATTCAAGAACTTCTTATTGAACGCTACAACCCGAAGCGTCTGCTTAAAGAGAGCGCTGAAATGCTCGGCAGTCTCACTCGCTTCGTGCGGCAGCTATCGCTCACCGGACCACAGATCCTCAAGGATATGGAGCGCGGCACGTTTAACGTGAACGTTGATATCAACAACCTTGAGCGCAACGTTCAGACGTATCGAAAAGAGACACGCCTCCAGAGCCGAGCTATCCTGACTTCTGGTCTTATGGTCTCTGGCGCGATGACGTTAGATTGGAGCTACAATGGGCTCCCGATACTATCACTGGGTGCATTTTCCATCGCCGCGATTCTCGGGATCCCTCTAATCTGGACATTTTTACGAACCCCGTAAATTCGGCACCCTACTATGACCAACGCTCCCAACCTTAAGGCTCTCAAACATGTGGGCCTTTTGTATTTTCTATTCTTAGGTTCTCACGGCGCCTTGCTGCCGTTCATGCCCTTGTTTTTCGAGTCACGCGGCCTTACGCCCACCGATATCTCATTTTTGATGGCTATCTTGCCACTCTCGAATCTCATCATTCCACCTTTATGGGGCATCTTAGCCGACAGCCTAGGTAGCCG
This DNA window, taken from Deltaproteobacteria bacterium, encodes the following:
- a CDS encoding AarF/ABC1/UbiB kinase family protein; protein product: MSTVTKVYKNVRGIRTAIKDVARLRAISTILARHGFGAVVTSLKLAEVAGVNKIADNLNYDANKYSVAERIRLSVEELGPTFIKLGQILSTRPDLVPADIIEQLQHLQDDVPPMPWDDVEYQVETQLGDKVDSIFKTFSREPLACASIAQVHRATLQDDTQVVVKVMRRNIDDKIDSDLNILHFLAQQSEQLIPELQLVAPVGIIKEFDKALRQELDFTVEEQNIVRFTRNFEKFEGLRAPKVFSDYCTKRILTMEFIKGVKITEAAERVGADPYKVAPTIMKALLKMILKDGHIHGDLHPGNILITDDAEIVLIDFGLCGRIMPSQREAILDLLISVSKEDYEGVARCIFEMGVKVPGTVYDFDAFESDVIEIMEKHVLGKTLSAIDVQAYFADLVAGAIRHNIKMPPTYTMVFKALMTVEGIGKILAPNMNFLDETKPFIQELLIERYNPKRLLKESAEMLGSLTRFVRQLSLTGPQILKDMERGTFNVNVDINNLERNVQTYRKETRLQSRAILTSGLMVSGAMTLDWSYNGLPILSLGAFSIAAILGIPLIWTFLRTP